The genomic region TTCAGTTGCACGGCGGGTTTCACCTGGCAAGCGCGCCAGGTCGGGAGAAGGCCTGATAACAGCGTGGCAAGAATCGCCAGACCAATCGTGGCCAGCAGCATTTCGACATTCATCGTGGCCACCGTTTCCATGCTGCTTGATTGTTGGGCGATCAACGCGAGGCCAGCAAAACTTAAACCCAGGCCGAGTACGCCACCGGCGAGGCCAATGACACCGGTTTCAATCAGGAATTGAGTGAAGATATCGCGGCGATTGGCGCCGAGCGCGCGGCGCACACCGATTTCTCCGGCGCGGGCGCTGTATTTGGCCAGCATCAAACCGACGGCGTTAACCAGACAGACCAGCAGAAAGCCGATCGCCAGAATGGATTGCAGCTTGCTGTCCTTGCCTATCACTTCGCGTTCTTCCAGCCATTCCATGACATCGTAGGTTTGGAAGCTGATTGGACGCTGATAGCGACCAAGTTTTTTCTGCTCGGTGATGTAGTTGTGCAGATAATCATTCAACGCCGCACGCGACTGATGTGGTCCAAGTTCGAACCAGAATTGAATCCAGGTGCACTCTGATTGCAGAAAGCCTTCAAAGCCATCACCAGAGCGTGGGCCGTTGCATTGCACTGAGCCATTGTTGCGATACTCTTGGGCCAGCGCTGCTTTTAGCGGTATGAACATCGACTCAATTTCGCCGTAGGT from Permianibacter aggregans harbors:
- a CDS encoding ABC transporter permease, giving the protein MFAYYVRLGFKRLRRNPILTGLMILTIAIGIAASMSTLTVLYMMSGNPIPEKSERLVVPLLDNGQLESYIEGEEPPIQISYIDANNLLQQKYALRQTAIYGIASIIESDRKELPNFFTDGLAVTADFFPMFNVPFLHGSSWTVDEDANGTPVAVLSKSMSERLFKSDDPIGRFFNANDRQYRVVGVIDDWQPLPRYYRLISGKATYGEIESMFIPLKAALAQEYRNNGSVQCNGPRSGDGFEGFLQSECTWIQFWFELGPHQSRAALNDYLHNYITEQKKLGRYQRPISFQTYDVMEWLEEREVIGKDSKLQSILAIGFLLVCLVNAVGLMLAKYSARAGEIGVRRALGANRRDIFTQFLIETGVIGLAGGVLGLGLSFAGLALIAQQSSSMETVATMNVEMLLATIGLAILATLLSGLLPTWRACQVKPAVQLKSQ